A single region of the Etheostoma cragini isolate CJK2018 chromosome 3, CSU_Ecrag_1.0, whole genome shotgun sequence genome encodes:
- the npas1 gene encoding neuronal PAS domain-containing protein 1, translating to MATMPFVSEGKCVSVEWDFLQGLLAKPPTLPCLQNLRKEKSRNAARSRRGKENFEFFELAKMLPLPGAITSQLDKASVIRLTISYLHMRAFASQGDPPWSPLMEGDSNCSKVRRSSHSLATDMFEQHLGAHLLQSLDGFVFVVSQEGRFLYISETVSIYLGLSQVELTGSSVFDYIHPADHVEMAERLGIRPHLRAEAGCHTGLESASSSASTSSLAGTPEPAPSSPHSPADDTPDRGYFIRMKSTLTKRGLHVKSSGYKVIHVTGRIRCRPALVPGSARTVRRPMGLVALAHTLPPSTLNEVRMESQMFVFRVNMDLQVTYCENRISEYMDLTPTEVVGHTCYHFIHVEDLENIRQSHEDLLRKGQVVTGYYRWLQRRGGYLWIQSSATVSINHKAPHERNVIWVNYILSRTEMPDTPLDILQLPENVRAERLRVSSPPTNSSAPARGTQPLKSSVGKSDLDTKGGEKFATAAIQSEDRRKRLLRSDPEGAPPESRRRLEELRHAEESVSASSDLASESEGEEEEETEWDQGGDSERLKQEDTGGGKQSRGGETPTRGERVHNGRAVIQQLKSVVTPSPLACSPSIKTEHEALTTGGRWGSHTQTSTSHTHTTQPQPSHAHTPSSSLNGDSPTTPIPDSSSSSEAPSKGLFTPPSPALSPAMSVSSPLPREDRVVSGVVSRSSGGAGSTPDFELLQRLAAGGAAGRVLFHPLALGPQGPQSLYAPSTIRYAPPELPPSHHHGLEHSDGLQLRSDHHKGPPPAFFPHLQRLAGLPPFSGFSPSDSPFSSGLPFCMNGLRGAAGSEED from the exons TCTCCAGAACCTGCGTAAAGAGAAGTCTCGCAATGCGGCTCGTTCACGACGAGGGAAGGAGAATTTCGAGTTCTTTGAGTTGGCCAAGATGCTGCCTCTGCCGGGGGCCATCACCAGCCAGCTGGACAAGGCCTCAGTCATCCGGCTGACCATCAGCTACCTGCACATGCGAGCCTTTGCCAGCCAGGGAGACCCGCCCTGGAGCCCTCTGATGGAGGGAGACAGCAACTGCAGCAAAG TAAGACGATCATCTCATTCTCTGGCCACTGACATGTTTGAGCAGCACCTAGGGGCGCACCTCCTGCAG tcTCTCGATGGCTTTGTGTTCGTGGTCAGTCAGGAGGGACGTTttctctacatttcagagacagTTTCTATCTACCTGGGACTCTCACAG GTGGAGCTGACCGGCAGCAGTGTGTTTGACTACATCCACCCGGCGGACCACGTCGAGATGGCTGAGCGGCTGGGAATTAGGCCGCATCTGAGGGCCGAGGCCGGCTGCCACACGGGCCTCGAGAGCGCTTCCAGCTCTGCATCCACCTCCTCCCTTGCTGGTACCCCTGAACCCG CTCCATCTAGTCCTCATTCTCCTGCTGATGATACACCCGACCGCGGCTACTTCATCCGCATGAAGTCCACTCTCACCAAAAGAGGCCTGCACGTCAAGTCATCTGGATACAAG GTAATCCATGTGACGGGACGAATCCGCTGCCGCCCTGCACTCGTGCCAGGCTCTGCACGCACAGTGCGTCGACCCATGGGTTTAGTCGCACTGGCACACACCCTTCCACCCTCCACGCTTAATGAAGTCCGCATGGAGAGCCAAATGTTTGTCTTCCGTGTGAACATGGACCTACAGGTCACGTATTGTGAAAACAG GATCTCAGAGTACATGGATCTGACCCCAACAGAGGTGGTGGGACACACCTGTTACCACTTCATCCATGTAGAAGACCTGGAAAATATCCGGCAGAGCCATGAGGACT TGCTGAGGAAAGGTCAGGTGGTGACTGGTTACTACCGTTGGCTCCAGAGGAGAGGAGGCTACCTATGGATCCAGTCCAGTGCAACCGTCTCCATCAACCACAAAGCTCCACATGAACGCAACGTCATCTGGGTCAACTACATCCTGAG TCGGACAGAGATGCCTGACACTCCCCTGGATATACTGCAGTTACCAGAGAATGTAAGAGCAGAGCGACTTCGAGTAAGCTCGCCTCCCACCAACAGCTCCGCGCCGGCCCGAG GCACGCAGCCATTGAAGAGCTCAGTGGGGAAAAGTGACCTTGACACTAAAGGCGGAGAGAAATTCGCCACCGCTGCCATCCAATCAGAAGACAGGAGGAAGCGGCTGCTGAGGTCCGACCCCGAGGGTGCTCCTCCCGAAAGCCGTCGCAGACTGGAGGAGCTCCGTCACGCAGAGGAGAGTGTATCGGCGTCCTCTGACCTGGCGAGCGAAAgcgagggggaggaggaggaagagacagagtgGGACCAGGGGGGAGACAGTGAAAGACTGAAACAGGAAGACACTGGAGGAGGTAAACAGAGTAGGGGAGGAGAGACCCCCACTAGAGGGGAGAGGGTGCACAACGGCCGGGCTGTGATCCAGCAGCTGAAGAGCGTAGTGACCCCGTCTCCCCTGGCTTGCAGCCCCAGCATCAAGACTGAACACGAAGCCCTGACCACCGGGGGGCGCTGggggtcacacacacaaacctccacctcccacacacacaccacccagCCCCAAccctcacatgcacacacaccctccaGTAGCCTCAACGGTGACAGCCCCACCACCCCAATCCCCGACTCTTCTTCCAGCAGTGAGGCCCCCTCAAAAGGGTTGTTCACTCCCCCGTCCCCGGCTCTTTCCCCCGCCATGTCCGTGTCTTCCCCGTTGCCCCGTGAGGACAGGGTTGTTTCAGGGGTAGTCAGTCGGAGCAGTGGCGGTGCAGGTAGCACTCCTGACTTTGAGCTGCTCCAGAGACTGGCTGCAGGCGGCGCGGCGGGGCGGGTCCTCTTCCACCCCCTCGCCCTCGGCCCGCAGGGCCCTCAGAGCCTCTACGCTCCCAGTACTATCCGCTACGCTCCACCTGAGCTGCCCCCCTCCCACCACCACGGCTTAGAACACAGCGATGGCCTGCAGCTACGCTCGGACCACCACAAGGGACCCCCGCCAGCCTTCTTCCCTCACCTACAGCGGTTGGCTGGCTTGCCACCCTTCAGTGGTTTCTCCCCGTCTGACAGCCCTTTCTCCTCCGGCCTGCCCTTCTGTATGAATGGACTGAGGGGGGCTGCTGGCTCCGAGGAGGACTGA
- the tmem160 gene encoding transmembrane protein 160: MAFLSLFVRRQLPQAVSHFVRNVKLVRPACAGAPLRRLHGSSRLRLGDKGPWVKSRGPEQQQYQLTDLDKADALMLRKSHETGFLSWFRNGLLATGIGVIAFVQSEVGREAGYAFFILGGVCVSFGGASYIGSLFTLRRMMLLSVPALLLQSATVCSVALFWLCAVSLYIGRLEVEIIHEGEEEEDEDECRECRERREHRGYRGSHDSRHQDGEDGDGKGPNK, from the exons ATGGCTTTTCTTAGTTTGTTCGTGAGAAGGCAGTTGCCGCAGGCCGTGTCCCACTTTGTCCGGAACGTGAAGCTGGTCCGGCCCGCCTGCGCCGGAGCCCCGCTGCGGAGGCTGCACGGCTCGTCCCGGCTGCGGCTCGGAGACAAGGGGCCGTGGGTGAAGAGCAGGGGGCCGGAGCAGCAGCAGTACCAGCTCACAGACCTCGACAAGGCCGACGCTTTG ATGCTGAGAAAGTCCCACGAGACAG GATTCCTCTCGTGGTTCAGAAACGGTCTGCTAGCGACTGGGATCGGAGTCATCGCATTTGTCCAGAGCGAAGTGGGACGAGAAGCAGGATATG ccttcTTTATcctgggaggtgtgtgtgtgtcgtttgGCGGCGCCTCGTACATTGGCAGCCTTTTTACCTTGCGGAGGATGATGCTGTTGTCTGTGCCAGCGCTGCTGCTCCAGAGCGCCACGGTGTGCAGCGTCGCCCTCTTCTGGCTCTGTGCGGTATCTCTCTACATCGGACGCCTGGAGGTGGAGATCATCCacgagggggaggaggaagaggatgaagatgagtGCCGAGAGTGCCGCGAGAGGCGGGAACACCGGGGTTACCGGGGCTCCCACGACAGCAGACATCAAGACGGTGAGGACGGTGATGGCAAGGGGCCGAACAAGTAG